In the Callospermophilus lateralis isolate mCalLat2 chromosome 7, mCalLat2.hap1, whole genome shotgun sequence genome, atgtcaataaaaaataaacaaaacaaaaagtgtcACACAGTACAATCCCTGAAAGACATGGGAAATATGAATTTGTAAACTCTGAATTTATAAGAGCCCCAAAAGAAGTTGGGACAATTCACACATAATTCTTAAGAGATAAAATTCAACtttgagaggggaaaaaaaagagggggTGGGGGTAGGGGATAAATGGTACTAATTCTCTAATGTTTTACTGACCTCTACAGCTTTCTTTTAGTAACAACAACCCAAGTGGTCACTAATTCACTACATTAATAAGACTGGTACCATCCTCCAAAATCTCATTTCTTCCTAGGAAAGAGAAGCTTTctttactcagtaataaaagctTCTACTTATGGCTAACCATTTAATTTATGGCCAGTGACTTAATGATATCACAGCATCCTTACCTACATACTAGTGATTACTGTCAACATCAAACATCCTTTCATTTACCTCTCCTTTGAAAGATAACAAAATCACAGGCCTGATAGATTCTGAGACTTTTCCAAATTCAGATGAATTGAGAACAGGGTAACAAAAGGAAAACTCCTAGTTAAAAAAGAATTACACTATGATTCAGTAATTCCACTCTTGGGTGTATAGTGGTCCTTCTGAATCCAAAGGAGGCTGATTCTAGGAATTTCCACAGATCCTAAAATCTTCAGATGTTCAAATCCCTTATGTAGAATAGTGTTGGCATATAACATGTACGTACATCCTCCTGTTCATTTTAAACAATTTTCTAGAAGCCAGGGGTGGTGATGTGAACctgttccagctactcaggaggccgaggaggGAAGAACACTTGAGCTTAGgaatttgaggacagcctgggtaaaacagcaagaccccatctcaaaaacaaacatCACCATCAACTCTAtactacttataatacctaatacaatataaatgctatataaatttcttagagaataatgacaacaacaaaaataatgtaGTACTTGTTCAGTACAAATGCAATTATTTtcaagtatatatttttttcttttgaacccagtggcactttatcattgaactacatccccaatccttcttattctgagacagggtcctgataaattaaattgctgaggctggccttgaacttgccatcctcctgcagcctcccaagtcactgaaattacaggcatataccaccattCTCAAAAATCCCTAAGTGCAttctctgttttttgttttttttgtagtgcaggggattgaacccagggccttgtgcatgcaagacaagcactctaccaactgagctatatccccagtcccactGAATACATTCTCAATCCATAGTTGGTTGAATCTGCAGATGCAAAACTCACAAATACAGTGGGTGTATTATATattcaagaaaaattaaaatagatgtTCATGCAAAAAGTGTAAACAAATATTCATAACAGCATTACTTACAATAGCTAAAAATGCAAacagcccaaatgtccatcaacaaaggATCAATAAAATGTGttaggggctgggatgtggctcaagcggtagcgcgctcgcctggcatgcgtgcagcccaggttcgattctcagcaccacatacaaacaaagatgtgtgtctgccgaaaactaaaaaataaatattaaaaaattctctcactctctctttaaaaaataaataaataaatgtgttatatccacacaatggaatattatttggtcaTAAAAAGGAATTAAGTATTAATACATGCTAAAACATGGATGAACACTGAAAATATTATTAAGGAAAAGAAGCCAAATATAGAAAGCCAAAAAACTGCATGGTCCCATTTATATGATATGTCTAAAACAGCCAGATCCACAGAAAGAGCAGATTAGTGGATGCCAAGCGCTGAGGAAGGGAATAGGAAATAGAAAGTGACTGCTAATGGTTATAAggcttcttttcaggataatcaaaatattttgaacaggCTTAGATACATTATAAAAATCACTGATTTTATAGCAtgtgaattatattttttaaaaaagtgcacCTATAAGGCAAAAAATAATACAGAATAAGTAACTCCTAATTTTTTTCCTACTAAATTCAGAATTAGATGATCAACTAGTAGACATTTTTAGGACCAACTGAAGGAGTGGTCCTAAAACCACAGGACTGATATTttctgggataaaaatgggataaATGAATGTGCAAGGAATAATACAAATAACCATGTTACAGCCCAAAAGGTAGGACTGAATGGAGGGGGACAGTAAAAAAAGCACCCAACATGGTTGGCTTCTATATTCAAAGCCCTTTGgatcacaaaaatatttatttgttcaacAAATTTAACATGTATTTAGCACTTACTATTTATCAAGCACTGCGCTAAATACTTTATCATATATTTAATGCTCACATTAATCCTATGAGGCAGTTATTCTCATTTTATTTGATTAGAAAATAACAGTTTAGACTGATGAGGATCATACAACTAGGAAGAGGCTTTAAAAAGCCAGAACTGTAAGCTTGGTGTGGTGATACACATCTATAACCCTagctacacaggaggctgagtcaggaggatggcaagtttgagaccagcctgggcaaagtATTAAgaccctgtcaaaaaaaaaaaaaaaaaaaaaaaaagccagaactGTGCTACAATGCTTTAGGAGTTTAATCAGCATTTTTTttcggtgtgtgacaaaacacaaATGAAAGAACTGAAGGGCATTATTAAGGCATCAAAAGTCATCTGCCTCTGACAGCCAGAGCCGCAAGCCTTGAAACAGGACAGTCAGGGACAGTCATATAATTTCTTCACTTTGCCCTTATAATTTCTTCACTTTATCACCCAGGTTGTACTTCCCATGTTGCTACCTAAGAATTAGATTATGACTGTTAAATATATTTCTCCCCTTGAAAAATTAGAATCTTGGTGTGAAATGTCAAGCTCAGCAGCTGTTGAGAACCACATCAAGACAGAAGAGGATTTGAAGGGATATACAGACAGCTGACACCGACACATTAAGAATCTCACACCATCACACTATATTCATGGCCTTGATCACTCATTAAACTGACATAGTGAAAGAGAAGTCAAATCCCTGCCATGAAGTTGCCTTTACAAAGAACAAGTCCTGAGACAAACAAAACCACCAGCCCATTATAAAGCAGACAAGGCCTAAGAGAAAATAATCAAGTCTAGTTATCTTAATCACCCTGTATTACAACTCCTTCTTACCCAGCATATTGTATTCAATTCATTAACCAAATTGTACCGATCACCTACTATTTGCCTGGCGCCGTGCCACGCACTGGAAGTGTATCTCAGAGTAAAGACAAACGGTTCTTATTCTCCTGGTTTGCAAGGGCGAAATTAGGTGCTGAATATGCTGTTAGACAAACTTGAACTAAACTTGCTGTAGCAGGGGCCCTCAACTTCAGCACCACTGACACCTTGCTTGATGTGGGGGCTGTCCTGCACACTGCAGGATGTTTAGTAGCGTCTCAGGATGCCAGCAGCAATCCCAGAGTCGGGACAGTCTCCAGAATCGCCCGGGCTCAGGCGCTCGGGTCTAAGGCCTTCCCGATTGCTCTCGGTCCCCCAACTTTAATTCTCTACACATTCTTCAAAACTTGAACTTCCCTTCCCCGGGGAGAGCTCCCTGATCGCTCCAACTAGACGAGCGCCTCTGTAGTGTGCTCTTTGTAAAATATCTTCCCCCTGCATTTACTGAGTGCCAACTGAATACTACTCGCTTAATGTCTTCTCTTCTCCACGGACCGTGGGCTCCACGAGGGCAAGGAAAGTGCTGCCCGCTGTTCCCCCGGCCACTGGAACAAGGCCTGACTCACAGGTAAGGCAAATGCTTCGAGTGAAAGGCAAAGAGAAAGCACGGCAACGACGGCTGGGTGGCTACCCGCACAGGAGCGGGTGAGCCAGGGGCATTATCTTAGCCAGAGGAGGCAGAGACCCGAGGCGGGTTACGGCTCCGTTGCTCTGCGCATGCGCTCCCGCTGCCGATTTCCCCCACGAAGGGAGGTCGCGAGTGTTCAAGGCTTCGCCGGGACTCCGGAAGGAGAGGCAGGGTGTACCACCTCGACTGGGGCCCCGACGGAGAACTTACGCGGCCCTGAGAGCGGGCGGCGAAATCCCTCACTTGCGGATACTGACTGCGACCACCTCGTCTGCCTCAGGCGGCGGTTCAGCCCCTCAGCTCGACTAACGGCCGTTACACGCCCGCCAGGTCGCGCGCCCCGGAGCGCGCGCCGCCGGGCCCCCCTCCTCCGTCTCCCTGCCTCTGACCAATTAGCAGTCGGGAAGCGCGGTTCTCCCGCCCCTTTCTGCCCTACACTGACCAATCGAGAGCTAAGCTGCGCTGGCGTCCCGCCCCTGCACGCTGCCTCGCAGCAGGGCGCGACGGATCTCTCTACGCATGAGCCCGCCTCGGCTCCGGTGCTTCTCTTCTGCCTCTTCCCCAGTCTTGCCTCTAGGCGGAGCGGTGCTTAATGAAGCCCGGAGTGGCCTGCTGGGCCTGCGCAGATGGGACACATGGGAATCCCACCTAACCTGCTTCATCCTCCTCCCTCTATCCACCTGTCAGTCCTCCCTCCTGAAGCAAGTGGCCAGGCTGTGACCAGGAGTTAGGGTGTGGCCTGGGTCACTGTCTAGTTAGGGTTGAGGCTCAGTCTATCAGATTTAATGGAGAATGAACCTGTGTTACCgacaagtccttgcttccccgaaagctgaagtataacaccagagaagcctgcggaggcaagtttagagtggaaagtagaagctttattacaggacagcagaaaagacttctccccagaggaagaaggggacccaaaaggcagaatccgtggaagggcgagGTCTTCCCTCTTTTATACCTAAGGTCTTCTTTCAGCTTTCCCACACTCCTGTCCTTTGTTTCCCGTTATCTTGCCGTGAGAGAATGCAGGTGGGAAGGTCCAAAAGGTGGGAGATAGGTGGGCTGGAGGAGTAATCCGGGCAGGAAGGGCTTGGGGCAGCTTTTGATCAGCATTTcccagtttgctggcagctgcttcattaacatttccttAGGATGGGAACGTTAACatttctatttccccaagtgctacTCTATTTTCGGGGgcctccattttatttatcttactcaatattagacccgatttacctaactacactaactactaTCTGTAAATCTAGCTTCACCTGGGTGTGccatgatagatgaatttagggGACAGTCTCTGAAATTGGGACCAAAAGACTTTGTTACTATGCATGTTAAGGCTGGATGTCCAAAGGAGTCAACTTAGACTGCTGTTCTgacttgatttctgttttttctGTGAGGCAGGAGAGAGACGGGGGACGCATAAAGgattgagaaaaataaagatGATTTGAAGACATGATGctgaaaaaggagaaaaacctaACTAGAAACTTGGAAGTGTTGAGATTTACATTTGCACTCAGCAAATAGCACATTCGTACAGTCttactaatttaatttttttctgatatttaagcactgctgggagccatcagccaagtaggtatgacaaattccttgccagcttactcccatgctgtctagtggaaggacttctgaaaggtgaccttgctcaaggaccagggcaggatcagtgtttagggtgttccccctttataatagggcagtttagcataataggagattagggtgttccccctttagaatagggcagtttagcataataggagattagggtgttccctctttagaatagggcgtatcctgctgctgagttcctcttgagtgcttagggtcagacagtatattttgggagacagaagcccatgtggagtggatttgggcagagtagtggatttgggagaagtggatttgggcagagaacgtggattcccccagaacgtgtttgtagacggccggtgtgagttcgggaataaagaattgctgtttgaatctacaagctgtgtggagactcgtgatttgtgcccagccagagactgcggcaaagcACAGCATAATCAATATTTTGTCCTTATCCTTTaggatatattttaaataaaagcaaaGTCTAATGCATTCATGAGCAAGGTTGGGGGTTTGGGGGTCATttgcttttggtactggggtttgaacccaggggtgcttaaccactgaaccatccatatccctagtctttttttttaatttttaatttttgagtcagggtcttgctaaattgccgaggctggctttgaatttgcaatccccttgcctcaacctcttgagtactgagattataggcatgagtctctgagtctcccttttttttttttttttttttttttgcattcttcTTCTTTAAGATGGGGTCTCAtgatattgcccaggctggcttcaaatttctGTGCACAAGATCCTCCTGACCAGATGCAGTGGCGCATGCCCGTGATTCCCAGTGACTCcatgaggttgaggcaggaggatgaggcaggaggactacaagtgtgaggccagcctcagcaactttgcaagactctgtctcaaaattttaaaactaaaagggttggggatgtagctcagtggtagatcatccctgggttcaatcccccgaaTTGAGGGGGGGAAAACAAAGATTATCCTGCTTCAGTTTCCTGAGTAGCTGATTAAGGCATGAGCATCAGAGCTGTTTAAACAGTCTACTCCAGACATTTAAAGTCAATATGAATTCCCAAtgaaatataattaattttatgcTGATTTAATAAGTGTATGGCTTTGATGTgcataaaaaaaataacattggTCATTtgccctaatttttttttcatgaactgTTAAAGTACTAGATAAAATGTTCTCGAATATGAAATGTTAAAGCTGTTATTTAAATTTGAagattggggttgtagctcagtggtaaaacacttgccCAGTATgtgtaaggtcctgggttctactcctggcactgcaaaaaagaaaagactgTTAAGTTTAACTTATTATATTGCTTATACCAACATTTTCCTCAGGAAATTAATTTCTAACACAATCATGGATATCAATAAAAAATAGCATTTCAAAAACAACAAAAGGCAAAATGCCTTTCTGCAATTTTGTGAAATTGCACCTCATGGGTTGGTGCTACTCCTGCCAACCAAGTAAAGCCTGTCCTCTTTCCTGGCCCACACTATTTTCTGTATTCAACTGTCCTTTCTGGAAGGTTAAAGACTGTCTTGTATACTGTTGAATCCCCAGGGCTTAAAATAGCAACAGGTATGTAATAGATCTATTTTTGAATGAATTAATGATAGTAGCATAAACACTGTCACCTGTATCTACCCTATATGGAAGGGAGAGAAATAAATAATGTGTAGAAGAAGAAAGCTTAGATAATATTATATAAAAACATTCAGTGCTTATTCTGGAATTGAATAGTCActgtctgttttttaaaaaatattctttaattgtCAACgggcctttatttcatttatttatatgtggtgctgagaatggaacccagtgcctcacacatgctaggcaagcgctctaccactgagccaaaaccagcccctctctgtccatttttcaggagaaaaaaaaaaaacggggggAGGACTTAGGGGCCAAAGTCCTAAATATTTCTCTGGAATGATATAAAGTTCTCAGGTTGAAGCAGAGATCAGTCAAACTTTCATTTTacaaggccaggtgtggtggcacagcaatggcaaggcactaagcaactcagtgagaccctatctctaaataaaataaaaagtagggctgggaatgtggctcagtggttgagtgcccctgagttcaatccctggtaccgcccCCCCCAAAGAACCTTTCATTttacatatgtggaaactaaTACTCTCAAGATTAAGTAACTTTGaggggctgggggatgtggctcaagcggtagcacgctcgcctggcatgcgtgcagcccaggttcaatcctcagcaccacatacaaacaaagatgttgtgtctgccaaaaagtaaaaaaagaaaaaaaagaaaaagaaaaaaggcatgTTAGTCCCAAGGGTGttgaataatattaaaaaaaaaaaaaaaaaaaagattaagtaaCTTTTCACCCATCCTCCACCCCTTGTCCTTCAGTCCCATCAACCTGCAGCATTGACGGTTTTGATCAGATTATACAGAAAAGAGTCAAAGTAGAATTTCTTGGTGTTTATTGGCTATATCTTCTACACCTCCCCCGCCATTAGAGCAATTTAATCACCCCTAAGAATCCCAGAAATGGGAAGAGAAGGCAGGATGAGAGAGCACAAACTAATGCTGAGTTTACAAGGTAATTGTTGTGCCACATCCTAATCCCATTTTCAACCTCTCTGGTTCCTAACAAGAGGACAGACTTATTGCCTTTCCCTAAATCTTCCTCTTTGAGGCAAGTAAATTAGAAGCCAATGACTAGGGTTTGAGGAGGTATCTGGGGAGGATTTTATCCCAGCATCCAATCAATTACCATCAGGAGAAAGATAGCCATCCAGGATCCTgcagggaaaacaaacaaacaaacaacaacaacaaaaaatgggtATATAATAGGATCAGGGAACTTTGCAAGGCTGGAAAAGTTTTAAAGCTTAGATACTTCACTCTGGAGGATtagtaatttattaattttttttgagatgaggtcttactatgttgcccaTACTGGCCCTAAACTTCTGGGCtcaggtgatcctcctgcctcagcctcatgagtagtAGGGATTATAAGCAGGTGTCACTGTTTCCAAGCCAATTTGAATGTTTAACCCCTactctactctaaatcatttctggaCAGTCCCAGATTCTGATAAGGGATAAAGCAATAGCCCCACATTGACAACTCTGCATGTATTGCtgaagaaactgagactcagagaagtTAACTGACTTCTCCTGGGTCACATAGAGTTGAGAACAAACATGATCCAAGATCAACACCTGCCAAGTCCTAAAGTGAGCTCCCAGACCTTGGTGCAGTCATAACAAACTTCATCATAGCAATCATTTTGTACCAACCTGGAGAGCTCCTGCTGCTGGAGGCTTTGGATTCTGAAaccacatagaaacaaagatTAAGCCTTAGGATGCTGGCTTCCTAACAGGACAAGGCCAGCACTCGCCCATCATTTCATCAGGATTGGGCAAAGAGGCTGGCACTTTCTTGAGGCTAGGACTCAAAAGATGATACTTCTAATGAGAATGGATTTAATAAAGAGAGGGGCTTTCCCGTGAGGGTTCGAGCTTTACAGGACCGTAATGGAATAGAAAGAAGTGAGAGTGTTCCAGACTAGCAAGTAAGATTGAAAACACACAGCCTAGCAGGAGAGACAGTCCAAGAGAAGATTGACAGGGAAGGAGACAATGGGAGGAAGCAGAGAAGGCTCCGACTTGAAGTTCAATAAATGAGGAGAGGACCCAGCAAATGGAGGGGACCTTTTTGGAATGGAGATCCCAGGAGGATGTGGACTCGCAGAGGATGGACTCGGGGAGGAGACTTGGTTTGGGGAAGATCATGTGGACAAGAAGGCAAGAGGGGGCTCAGTGAAGGGTCGGAGGACTCAGCAGGTGAGTTGGAAGCTCTGGAAGAGGAGCCAGGGAGGCCGGCAAATGATAGATCCAGATACCCGTTATTCGGAGAGGCCCGAACACTATCCAGCTGCCGCCGCTCTCCAAGTCCTCTTGCGATTGGATCTCCCTGGGCGAATTCCTCGCAGAAGGGTTCCTTGTCCTGCAGGTCTGTGGGCGACACAAGACTAGGTGTAGTGAGGACGGGCAGGCTTGGACTTCACCTAGGACCCGCAGAAAGCCGGGTCCCTGCCCCGCCCCCAAATGAGCTTACCAACCGACAAAGACTTATGTCTTCAAGCCCCGCCCCTGGCCTGATAGgccaatccccagccccacaagcgCCCAGGCCCCGCCCAGGCCCCGCCCCCAAGAGCACGCCGTTGCTACACCTGGCTTCTCCGCGCGCTAGGGCAGAAATGCCGGGCGGGCGCGGGCGTGGGCGCAGCGGGTGCGCAGGAACGCAAGGGACTACCCGCTCACCGGTCGGCACTGGCGTTCCACCTTCTTGTCACACAGGGTCACTCGGGCGTGCAGGTAGAGCGTATCGCTATTTAAGAAGCGGAACAGTTTGAAGGCCAGCGTCACCTGGAGAGAGGCCCCGTTGTCGGGTAGACGGTGGAGCAGCCGGCTGGGGACTGGGCAGCTGTGGGAAGAGGCAGTAGCACCAACTGGTTAGCATCCTGGCTGGGGGCCGACGGTGCGGATGCACCAACGATGATTTCCTTCTATTTACTCGCCTTGTGTAAATTCAGGTGCTGGATCTCGTGCTGAGAACTTTACATGGATTATTTTCGTTTCATCCTCACACCAATTCTAGGAGGAAGGCCATACTTTTGCCACCCTTTCTTTTTTGATGATAAGGAAACTGAAGCTAAGGGAAGTCAAGTAGATTATCTGAGGTTCTAAGGGTAACAGCCTGGCTCCAGCATCGGCCCATACCCTTAATCAGTAGGTTATATTTCCTCCTAACAAAGTAGGAATTGTGGGTTGGTGATGTAACccagtagagcactggcctagcatgctGGACACAGTAaagtgcaaaataaaaataaataaaattagtaatAATTCAAAGCTGGGATAAATTCATCGGTGCTGTGTTTCATGACTCGTTCACAAAGATTGTTTGGAGAAATGATTCAGACAATGAGTGATTCCCTGTGCTCTCTGAAAACTTAATATTAGTAGTCAGGAATCTCATCTCTTCCTAGACCGTTGAGAATAAGGACTTGGCCTTACTATCTCTGTGTCCTTAAACATTAGCAAAGTCTGTCACTTAAACAATTTGTGTGAACTGAGCCTTAATTTCTCCATCTATAAGATGGGAATGAAAAAATAACTGTCATAGAGTGCATTGAGAGGCTTAAATTAGTTAATATGTGAAGATATTAAAACTGGATTGCAGGGGTAACTACTATGTCAGTATTAGTTATCATTAGCTATTATTTGCAATGCATGTCCAACATTTAAAATGTACCACTCTGAGCTATTAgaattattttttggtttttcatCTTGTATTTGTAGGATCTCAATaactgaagaaaaataaatgaatgtcatTTATTGGATgtgcatcctttttttttttttttttttggtaccagtggtTGAACTCAAGGAcgatcaaccactgagccacacccccagccttattttgtatttgagagacagggtctcaatgagttgctaagtgccttgccattgctgaggttggctttgaactctcaatcctcctatttcagcctcccaagctgctgggaatacaggtgtgcccTACCATATCCTGCAGGATGTGAAGTCTTGAAGAGGTTTTAATCTCCCTGAGCCTTAATTTACTCATTTGCAAAATGGTAATGATAATGCATTCTAATGTATTCGTTCAATAAACATTCACCTAGTGCTTACTTTCTCCCCATGTTTGCAATACCAGGCATACAGAGAAGAATGACACAATCTGTGCTCATGGGTACAAAAGCACCCAATATAAGCCACAGTCTTAAGAGCTGGTCTGGTACTGGTAGGAGGTTACTGGGGCTTGAGAGACACTTACCTCTCATTCACAAAGTGGTAGGTCGCCTTAACGACCTTTTTGTTGGAGATGTTGGTGCTGACAAAGACCTCATTGACCACCAGAACAAATCTGTTGGGATCACTGCTTGTGGCATTGAGAACAATGTAGAGGGGTGTGCCAAGGTGAGCTGTTCTGTTCTTGAGTGGAGCTGAGAGCTGAATGTCTGTAAAGATGCTCAGGAAGATGATAGTTTCCCCAGTACTGGGAAAGTGGATGGTCCTATATCCAAAAAGGGACAAGAGTGAGAATCTCACCATGAAACCTCAGAGGGAAGGACACTCTCACCTTCTGTCTCACCCAAAGTCACTAAGCTCTGGTAAACCATAGAGAATAAGGAGAGGAGCAAACCTGCTCACCTTCTCCTGAACTGCCTAAAAATGAGGTGCCGCCTAATAGATCCCCACTCAGGACCCTTGAAGCCACCCAACCCCACAGTAGTTTACATAAGCATCCCATAACGCATTGCTTCATAGAAGCATCTTTTTTCTCTAATGCTTTGAGTCGCCATCTAAGAAGTTCTTATGTCTAGCGGGTAGACACAGGGAGTCCAATATCTGAGGTGTTGACTTTTTGACTTGATTAGAGGTAGCACTGAGAACTCAGGAGCCTCCCAGGGACTAGAGAGATAGGCAGCTGACAGGGGAAAACTCACGGGATGGAGTCCACCACTTCAGGGAGAGTCTGGCTGATGTTCACCACCAGAGGGTAAGCGCAGCTGAAGCTGAAGAGCATTGTGGACTCCGTAGGTTTGGAGCCTGAAAGAACCTGCCTAAGCTGCACCTTCAGAGAATACAGGGCGTGGCTGTTGTTGGTCTAGAAAAGACAGGGAGGTGGCCATTATCCTCAGATCTCTAGGGGAAACACCTTCCATCCTCAGTGGCTGCAAGGtatttgtttaaataaaattaacagcTAAAGTTCACTGAGGCTGAGCTGTATGTCAGGTATTGTGATTTCACCACAACTCTGAGGAGAGTTCTATTATt is a window encoding:
- the LOC143404524 gene encoding uromodulin-like; the encoded protein is MTTSTVIYTTSLNTSTLGTTVLGTTMTKTQEGQSTAAPPTPATTPSTSKPPDTHHNTTMWTPSQPAQSASSVGTETTAAYSTALVFSSLGTVKSSAVSGPSQTPPRYSQNSGPRAGACALDEYTVSTGVCLCNDSYHAHSELSRMPVTLYCWPQKIGVALSSCFLETNHWILKEDAFSGCSSTKKIEQGYRVQVFMMEKKEGSCGLHLSTNNSHALYSLKVQLRQVLSGSKPTESTMLFSFSCAYPLVVNISQTLPEVVDSIPTIHFPSTGETIIFLSIFTDIQLSAPLKNRTAHLGTPLYIVLNATSSDPNRFVLVVNEVFVSTNISNKKVVKATYHFVNESCPVPSRLLHRLPDNGASLQVTLAFKLFRFLNSDTLYLHARVTLCDKKVERQCRPTCRTRNPSARNSPREIQSQEDLESGGSWIVFGPLRITESKASSSRSSPGSWMAIFLLMVIDWMLG